The window TGGCCAGATATGCCAATTCATTTGTCAGTGCAAGCTAATACCGTTAATGGTGCATCCGCTAAATTTTGGCGCTCTGTTGGTATTAGTAGAGTCATTTTGTCGCGTGAATTGTCCTTTGATGAAATTGAAGAAGTTCGTCAAGACTGCCCTGAAATGGAATTAGAGGTATTTGTACACGGCGCTTTATGCATAGCCTACTCGGGTCGTTGCTTGCTCTCTGGCTATATGTCCCACCGGGACTCGAACCAAGGAGCCTGCACCAATGCCTGTCGTTGGGATTACAAAGTCAAACCCGGTCAACAAAATACCAGCGGTGATGTAGTTCTTCTTCAGGAAGCACGTCGCCCAGATGATTTGATGCCGATGGAAGAAGATGAGCATGGCACTTACATCATGAACTCAAAAGATTTGCGTGCGATTGAGCATATTGAGCGCTTGACCAAAATGGGTGTAGATTCATTCAAGATCGAGGGGCGCACAAAGTCACCCTATTACGTTTCTCGTACTTGCCAAGCTTATCGCACGGCAATTGACGATGCATTAGCTGGTCGTCCCATGAATATGTCCCTCATTGGTAATTTAGAAGGTCTTGCGAATCGAGGCTATACCGATGGCTTTTATGAGCGTCATCACGACAAAGAATATCAACTCTATATGCGTGGCCACTCTTTATCCGGCAGAAGTCTGTACGTTGGGGAAACCTTAGAAATTGATGAGACGACAGGCCGCGTCAAGGTAGACGTAAAGAATCGCTTTTCAATTGGCGATAAGTTGGAAATCATTGAACCCGAAGGTAATCAGGATATGGTCTTAGATGCCATGTGGAATCTCGAAGGGGAATCCATCACTATTGCCCCTGGATCAGGTCACTTTGTTTGGATTCAATTACCGCTTAAGAGTAAGCATGCATTTATTGCGCGCTATACCAATGAACCAGCTCCTGTTGAAGCGGCAAGCTCTTGCAGCAACTGCTAAATAAAAATAATAGAAGGCTTTCATGACAGCAACCCCTCCACACTTAATTCCAGCGCACAATCTTAAGGAAAAGTTAAAGGAAGAGTTTATAAAAGCATTTCAGCTAACCATTTATTTTGGAATTTGGTTTTGCGCACTTGCTTTTTTAGCAGCAACGTTACTAGATGAGAGGCCGATTCCCTTATCTATCTTTGGCTTTGCTTTATTTAAAGCGGCTATTTGTGCCAAGTTTATGTTGATTGCACAGGCAGCCTACCCCATTAAAGTCGATCGAAGGTATGGCATCGTCAGCTCCTTACTCCTGGAATCCATGGTTTATCTCCTAGTTGTCCTTGGCCTCAATTATTTAGAAGCCGGCGTTCGCGGATTAATTCATGGAAAAGAATTCCTGATATCGATGACTGATTTTAGTCAATCAAATCCGTTGCGAGTAGTAGCTATGGCCATTGTCTATTGGTTGATTGTCTGGCCCTATTTATTGTTGTCTGGTTTTAAATTGGCTATTGGTAGTACAGCGACTATAGAGATACTGTTTGGCAAAAAATCTCCGCCCAATAAATAAAGTGTTAAATCGCCTCAAGCGATCGTCGCGTTCTGTCAATAGAGCCTCAATAGTCGTTAGCCTATTTCTTGGATTGCTAGTCCAGTCGATATCGCCTTCGTATGCCCAAGAAATCGAGGCACGTACCTATTCCAATGCGCCAATCGGCATTAACTTTCTGAGTGCCGGAGTAGTACAAGCAAAAACAAACAACTACAGCTTAACTAGTGAAGTGATGAGTCTGACGCACATCTTTGATGCCGGCGGTCAATCCGGCAAGATTACTCTGGTTCTTCCATACGCTCGATTCAATGGCTCAAAGAATGTGAATGGGAGAAGTGTGAATGCCAGTACCGAAGGCTTGTCTGACCCGGTGATTAAGGCCGCGGTTAATCTTTACGGCGCTCCTGCATTATCACTTGACCAATTTAAGAGCTATCAACAAGACCTCATTGTCGGTGTCAGTCTGGCCGCATCAGTACCTTGGGGAAAATATGATGACAATCAGCTCATTAATGTGGGTGCAAATCGATGGTTTGTACAGCCGGGACTTGGGGTATCCAAGGCTTTAGGTCCATGGAGATTGGAGTTGGCTGGTGCGGGGATTTTTTATACCAGTAACACTGACTTTATGGATGGCAACTCTTTATCTCAAAACCCGGTCTACTCAACACAGACTCATGCAATTTATTATTTTCAAAATACGGCATGGATCTCAATGGATGCGACGTACTTCACTGGCGGGCAGTCTTACTTAAACGGCAAGCCCATTAGTAATAGTCAAGAAAACTGGCGCTTTGGCAGCACAATGTCTTACCCTGTCAATAAGCGTAACTCGATTAGGTTATCGGCCAGTACTGGTGTGTACTCACGAACCAATAATAGCTACGACTTATATGGTATTTCTTGGCAATATCGCTTTGGCGGCGGTCTGTAATCGTTGATTAATCTCGCAGATGGCGGCGAAGAATTTTGCCAACATTGGATTTTGGCATTTCATCAATAAAGGTAATTTTTCGAGGGCGCTTATAACTACTCATCTGCTCTTTGCAGTACTGAATTACCTGCGCTTCAGTTAACTCGGGATTATCTTTGACGATATAGGCCCTCACGATTTCACCCAACTTGCGGTGAGGCAATCCGATCACAGCGCACTCGCTTACACCGGGCATCATTGAGATCACTTCCTCGATTTCATTGGGAAACACTTTAAAGCCAGCCACCACAATCATGTCTTTCTTACGATCCACAATGTGTACATAGCCATCTGCACTCATGATGCCGATATCGCCAGACTTAAAATATCCCTCAGGGGTAAAAAATTGCTCAGTCTCTTCTAATCGATTCCAATAACCTGCCATGACTTGCGGGCCTTTAATACAAATTTCTCCAGGGCTTCCAAATGGAACTTCGACCCCTTCATCATCTAATATCAATACATCAGTGCTTGGGACTGGCATACCAATCGAGCCCGTAAATTCTTTTACAAACGGCGTATTCACGCAGACTACCGGTGAGGTTTCTGAGAGACCATAACCCTGTG is drawn from Polynucleobacter arcticus and contains these coding sequences:
- a CDS encoding peptidase U32 family protein, which encodes MIKIPELLAPAGSLSMLRTAFDFGADAIYAGQPRYSLRVRNNDFGKMETLKEGIDTAHALGKKFFLVSNLLPHGGKTRTYIKDMDPVIALKPDAIIMSDPGLIMMAREAWPDMPIHLSVQANTVNGASAKFWRSVGISRVILSRELSFDEIEEVRQDCPEMELEVFVHGALCIAYSGRCLLSGYMSHRDSNQGACTNACRWDYKVKPGQQNTSGDVVLLQEARRPDDLMPMEEDEHGTYIMNSKDLRAIEHIERLTKMGVDSFKIEGRTKSPYYVSRTCQAYRTAIDDALAGRPMNMSLIGNLEGLANRGYTDGFYERHHDKEYQLYMRGHSLSGRSLYVGETLEIDETTGRVKVDVKNRFSIGDKLEIIEPEGNQDMVLDAMWNLEGESITIAPGSGHFVWIQLPLKSKHAFIARYTNEPAPVEAASSCSNC
- a CDS encoding transporter, with the translated sequence MAKNLRPINKVLNRLKRSSRSVNRASIVVSLFLGLLVQSISPSYAQEIEARTYSNAPIGINFLSAGVVQAKTNNYSLTSEVMSLTHIFDAGGQSGKITLVLPYARFNGSKNVNGRSVNASTEGLSDPVIKAAVNLYGAPALSLDQFKSYQQDLIVGVSLAASVPWGKYDDNQLINVGANRWFVQPGLGVSKALGPWRLELAGAGIFYTSNTDFMDGNSLSQNPVYSTQTHAIYYFQNTAWISMDATYFTGGQSYLNGKPISNSQENWRFGSTMSYPVNKRNSIRLSASTGVYSRTNNSYDLYGISWQYRFGGGL